A single window of Kineococcus rhizosphaerae DNA harbors:
- a CDS encoding CobW family GTP-binding protein, protein MSLPVVVLAGFLGAGKTTVLNQLLRSATDVRLGVVVNDFGAVGVDALLVAGWADSTVSLENGCLCCSTDDGTIDELLTRLTTARGPALDAVVIEASGVAEPSAMVRQVLASTVPGVRYGGLVVVVDAVEFETTRLRHTELDDHVAMADVVILTKTDLVPEPDVARVAARCRELNAWAPVVPAAKGRVDPRLLFDARPARQRQLALGEVVTDPADHAEHVHTLYDAVEFRSEHPLDPRAFVRFLDARPSGVFRVKGFVRFAVEGFGQRYLLQTVGAAVRFERSAWPRGSARATELVLIGAGLDEAELLRGLRACVHEGEPLDDDLAMMGVLRSTED, encoded by the coding sequence GTGAGCCTGCCGGTCGTCGTCCTCGCGGGGTTCCTCGGCGCGGGCAAGACGACGGTGCTCAACCAGTTGCTGCGCTCGGCCACCGACGTGCGGCTCGGGGTGGTCGTCAACGACTTCGGGGCCGTGGGCGTCGACGCCCTCCTCGTCGCCGGCTGGGCCGACAGCACCGTCTCCCTGGAGAACGGCTGCCTGTGCTGCTCCACCGACGACGGCACGATCGACGAACTCCTCACCCGGCTCACCACGGCCCGCGGGCCCGCGCTGGACGCCGTCGTCATCGAGGCCAGCGGTGTCGCCGAACCCTCCGCCATGGTCCGGCAGGTCCTGGCCAGCACCGTCCCCGGCGTCCGCTACGGCGGGCTGGTCGTCGTCGTGGACGCCGTCGAGTTCGAGACGACCCGGCTGCGGCACACCGAGCTCGACGACCACGTCGCGATGGCCGACGTGGTGATCCTCACCAAGACCGACCTCGTGCCCGAGCCGGACGTGGCGCGGGTCGCCGCGCGGTGCCGCGAGCTCAACGCGTGGGCGCCCGTCGTGCCCGCCGCGAAGGGACGGGTCGACCCCCGGCTGCTGTTCGACGCCCGGCCCGCGCGCCAGCGCCAGCTCGCGCTGGGGGAGGTGGTCACCGACCCCGCGGACCACGCCGAGCACGTCCACACCCTCTACGACGCGGTGGAGTTCCGCAGCGAGCACCCGCTGGACCCCCGCGCCTTCGTGCGGTTCCTCGACGCCCGCCCGTCCGGGGTGTTCCGCGTGAAGGGTTTCGTGCGGTTCGCCGTCGAGGGTTTCGGGCAGCGGTACCTGCTGCAGACCGTGGGGGCGGCGGTGCGCTTCGAGCGCAGCGCCTGGCCCCGGGGGTCGGCGCGGGCGACCGAACTCGTCCTCATCGGCGCCGGGCTGGACGAGGCGGAGCTGCTGCGGGGGCTGCGGGCGTGCGTCCACGAGGGGGAACCGCTGGACGACGACCTGGCCATGATGGGCGTCCTGCGCAGCACCGAGGACTGA
- a CDS encoding ATP-binding cassette domain-containing protein: MATSVAVQSPAVQAQGLVKRYGDVTAVAGVDLVVPEGTVLALLGPNGAGKTTTVRMLTTLLVPDEGTATVAGVDVVKDPQEVRRRIGLSGQYAAVDENLTGFENLDMVGRLYHLGRRRSRERANELLEQFRLTDAANRVAKTYSGGMRRRLDLAGALVANPPVLFLDEPTTGLDPRSRNDMWELLTTMVAAGTTLLLTTQYLEEAERLADDIVVIDHGRVIARGTADELKTQVGGQRVELVVAVDPEIATVVEALEPLAVGEVQVDRRARRVTVPVSGGTPTLVDALRRLESVGVVPLDAGLRRPTMDDVFLTLTGKPAEELAQEEQNA, from the coding sequence ATGGCGACCTCGGTGGCGGTGCAGTCCCCAGCGGTTCAGGCGCAGGGGTTGGTGAAGCGGTACGGCGACGTCACCGCGGTGGCGGGGGTCGACCTCGTCGTCCCGGAGGGCACGGTGCTCGCCCTCCTGGGACCGAACGGCGCGGGCAAGACGACGACGGTCCGGATGCTGACGACGCTGCTGGTCCCCGACGAGGGGACGGCCACGGTCGCCGGGGTCGACGTGGTGAAGGACCCGCAGGAGGTGCGCCGGCGCATCGGGCTGTCGGGGCAGTACGCCGCGGTCGACGAGAACCTGACCGGGTTCGAGAACCTGGACATGGTGGGGCGGCTGTACCACCTGGGGCGCCGGCGCTCGCGCGAGCGCGCGAACGAACTCCTGGAGCAGTTCCGGCTGACCGACGCGGCCAACCGCGTCGCCAAGACCTACTCCGGCGGCATGCGCCGCCGCCTCGACCTCGCCGGGGCGCTGGTGGCCAACCCGCCGGTGCTCTTCCTCGACGAGCCGACGACGGGCCTGGACCCGCGCTCTCGCAACGACATGTGGGAGCTGCTGACGACGATGGTCGCCGCGGGCACGACGCTGCTGCTGACGACGCAGTACCTGGAGGAGGCCGAGCGGCTCGCCGACGACATCGTCGTCATCGACCACGGCCGGGTCATCGCCCGCGGCACGGCGGACGAGCTGAAGACGCAGGTCGGCGGTCAGCGCGTCGAGCTCGTCGTCGCCGTCGACCCAGAGATCGCCACCGTGGTCGAGGCCCTGGAACCGCTGGCCGTGGGGGAGGTCCAGGTCGACCGGCGCGCCCGGCGCGTCACGGTCCCGGTCAGCGGCGGGACCCCGACCCTCGTGGACGCCCTGCGCCGGCTGGAGTCGGTCGGGGTCGTGCCGCTGGACGCCGGGCTGCGCCGTCCCACGATGGACGACGTCTTCCTCACCCTCACCGGCAAGCCCGCGGAAGAACTGGCGCAGGAGGAGCAGAACGCATGA
- a CDS encoding ABC transporter permease, producing MSSLGMVLADGSVVAKRNLIKIKRIPDLLVGTLISPIMFILLFGYVFGGAIEVPGINYREFLVPGIFAQTVIFGATITGAGLADDMQKGIIERFRSLPMAQSAVLVGRTASDVVTNVIVVVIMSLTGLIIGWRIRTSVLDAVIGYALLLLFAYAISWCMALLGLLIRTPEAFNNLTFITIFPVTFLSNGFVPIESYPAVLRTIAEWNPMSTLVQAARESFGNVGPGPAPSSWPLQHAQLYTLGWIVVILLVFVPLATRQYKRAAAR from the coding sequence ATGAGTTCCCTCGGGATGGTCCTGGCCGACGGCTCGGTCGTCGCCAAGCGCAACCTCATCAAGATCAAGCGGATCCCGGACCTGCTGGTCGGGACGCTCATCTCGCCCATCATGTTCATCCTGCTGTTCGGCTACGTCTTCGGCGGCGCCATCGAGGTCCCCGGCATCAACTACCGGGAGTTCCTCGTGCCGGGGATCTTCGCCCAGACCGTCATCTTCGGGGCGACCATCACCGGCGCCGGGCTCGCCGACGACATGCAGAAGGGCATCATCGAGCGGTTCCGCTCGCTGCCCATGGCGCAGTCGGCGGTGCTCGTGGGGCGCACGGCGTCCGACGTGGTGACCAACGTCATCGTCGTGGTCATCATGTCGCTGACCGGTCTGATCATCGGCTGGCGCATCCGGACCTCGGTGCTGGACGCGGTGATCGGGTACGCGCTGCTGCTGCTGTTCGCCTACGCGATCTCGTGGTGCATGGCCCTGCTGGGACTGCTGATCCGCACCCCGGAGGCGTTCAACAACCTCACGTTCATCACGATCTTCCCCGTCACGTTCCTCAGCAACGGGTTCGTCCCCATCGAGAGCTACCCGGCGGTCCTGCGCACGATCGCGGAGTGGAACCCGATGTCGACGCTCGTGCAGGCCGCGCGGGAGAGCTTCGGCAACGTCGGCCCCGGGCCGGCGCCGTCGTCGTGGCCGCTGCAGCACGCCCAGCTCTACACCCTCGGCTGGATCGTCGTGATCCTGCTGGTGTTCGTGCCGCTGGCGACCCGCCAGTACAAGCGGGCTGCCGCGCGCTGA
- a CDS encoding purine-nucleoside phosphorylase — protein sequence MTETATAPEDPFTVAEEAAADLAERTGVPRHDVALILGSGWAAAADELGEVVATLPATDLPGFVPPSVVGHAGTIRSILVARDGAQPLRALVLPRSHYYEGHGPRAVAHGVRVAAAAGCRTIVLTNGCGGLDRTVPAGSPVLISDHLNLTGATPLEGPTFVDLTDLYAADLRDLARTVDPSLREGVYAQFHGPQYETPAEVRMAGVMGASLVGMSTALEAIAARHVGMKVLGFSLVTNLAAGVSDQPLSHEEVLQAGRDAAPRCAALLAGVVKLL from the coding sequence GTGACCGAGACCGCGACCGCGCCCGAGGACCCCTTCACCGTCGCCGAGGAGGCCGCCGCCGACCTGGCCGAGCGGACCGGCGTCCCCCGGCACGACGTCGCGCTGATCCTGGGGTCCGGCTGGGCCGCGGCCGCCGACGAGCTCGGTGAGGTCGTCGCGACCCTGCCCGCCACGGACCTGCCCGGTTTCGTGCCGCCCTCCGTCGTAGGGCACGCCGGGACGATCCGCTCGATCCTCGTCGCGCGGGACGGCGCGCAGCCCCTGCGCGCCCTCGTCCTGCCCCGCAGCCACTACTACGAGGGCCACGGCCCCCGGGCCGTCGCGCACGGCGTGCGGGTCGCCGCCGCCGCGGGCTGCCGCACGATCGTGCTGACCAACGGCTGCGGCGGGCTGGACCGCACGGTCCCGGCCGGCTCCCCCGTCCTGATCTCCGACCACCTCAACCTCACGGGCGCCACCCCGCTGGAGGGGCCGACGTTCGTCGACCTGACCGACCTGTACGCCGCCGATCTGCGCGACCTGGCCCGCACGGTCGACCCGTCGCTGCGCGAGGGGGTGTACGCGCAGTTCCACGGCCCGCAGTACGAGACGCCCGCCGAGGTCCGGATGGCCGGGGTGATGGGCGCCTCCCTGGTGGGGATGTCGACGGCCCTGGAGGCGATCGCGGCCCGGCACGTGGGGATGAAGGTCCTCGGGTTCTCCCTCGTGACGAACCTGGCGGCCGGGGTCTCCGACCAGCCGCTGTCCCACGAGGAGGTCCTGCAGGCGGGCCGGGACGCGGCCCCGCGCTGCGCGGCCCTCCTCGCGGGCGTCGTGAAGCTGCTCTGA
- a CDS encoding gamma-glutamylcyclotransferase codes for MPASPAYAAYATNLDPEVMSRKAPHSPLRSTGWLQDWRLTFGGEDRSWEGPIATVVEAPGEQVYVALYDLTEADEVRMDAAEGMDIGLFRKIRVRVKTLDGDVVAWTYVLDDYEGGLPTARYLGGLADAAEAGGAPHDYVLGLRARPCRSNDA; via the coding sequence GTGCCTGCCTCGCCCGCCTACGCCGCGTACGCGACCAACCTCGACCCCGAGGTCATGTCCCGCAAAGCCCCGCACTCCCCGTTGCGCTCGACGGGGTGGTTGCAGGACTGGCGGCTGACCTTCGGCGGGGAGGACCGCAGTTGGGAGGGCCCGATCGCCACCGTCGTGGAGGCGCCGGGCGAGCAGGTCTACGTGGCGCTGTACGACCTGACCGAGGCCGACGAGGTGCGCATGGACGCCGCCGAGGGCATGGACATCGGCCTGTTCCGCAAGATCAGGGTGCGGGTGAAGACCCTCGACGGGGACGTCGTGGCGTGGACGTACGTCCTCGACGACTACGAGGGCGGGCTGCCGACCGCCCGCTACCTCGGGGGGCTCGCCGACGCGGCCGAGGCCGGGGGCGCCCCGCACGACTACGTCCTGGGCCTGCGCGCCCGGCCCTGCCGCTCGAACGACGCCTGA
- a CDS encoding NAD(P)H-quinone dehydrogenase, with protein sequence MSPTSAHPTSNATRVAVLGGGPGGYEAALVAAQLGADVTVVERDGLGGSTVLTDVVPSKTLIATAELMATVDGASELGVRFPGGGTPTTEPEGAVTVDLARVNGRVKTLAAAQSADVRARLEKEGVRILSGSGALEGPHTLVVRDGEDAGARVEADVTLLSVGASPRVLPDAQPDGERILTWKQVYDLTELPEHLIVVGSGVTGAEFANAYDALGAHVTLVSSRDRVLPGEDADAAEVLEGVFRRRGMDVLSRSRAQKVERHGDTVVVTLADGRTVEGSHCIVAVGAIPNTAGLGLEEAGVWTTESGHVETDKVSRTSARGVYAAGDCTGVFPLASVAAMQGRIAMWHALGDSVAPLRLRSVASTVFTSPEIATVGWTQAQIDSGEAQGEIVKLPLATNARAKMLGIHDGFVKLFCRTGSGTVIGGVVVAPRASELIFPVTLAVEKRLNVDDVAHAFTIYPSLSGSIAEAARQLHVLGD encoded by the coding sequence GTGAGTCCCACCAGTGCGCACCCCACCAGCAACGCGACCCGCGTGGCCGTCCTCGGCGGCGGCCCCGGCGGGTACGAAGCAGCGCTCGTCGCGGCCCAGCTCGGCGCCGACGTCACCGTCGTCGAACGCGACGGCCTCGGCGGGTCCACCGTCCTGACCGACGTCGTCCCGTCCAAGACCCTCATCGCCACCGCCGAGCTCATGGCCACCGTCGACGGCGCCTCCGAGCTCGGGGTCCGCTTCCCCGGCGGCGGCACCCCCACCACCGAGCCCGAGGGCGCCGTCACCGTCGACCTCGCGCGCGTCAACGGCCGCGTCAAGACGCTCGCCGCCGCGCAGTCCGCCGACGTCCGCGCCCGGCTGGAGAAGGAGGGCGTGCGGATCCTGTCCGGCTCCGGCGCGCTGGAGGGCCCGCACACCCTCGTCGTGCGCGACGGCGAGGACGCCGGTGCCCGCGTCGAGGCCGACGTCACGCTCCTGTCGGTCGGGGCCAGCCCGCGGGTCCTGCCCGACGCGCAGCCCGACGGCGAGCGCATCCTCACCTGGAAGCAGGTCTACGACCTCACCGAGCTGCCCGAGCACCTGATCGTCGTCGGCTCCGGCGTCACCGGCGCCGAGTTCGCCAACGCCTACGACGCGCTCGGCGCGCACGTCACCCTCGTCTCCTCCCGCGACCGGGTCCTGCCCGGCGAGGACGCCGACGCCGCCGAGGTCCTCGAGGGCGTGTTCCGCCGCCGCGGCATGGACGTCCTGTCCCGCTCGCGCGCGCAGAAGGTCGAACGGCACGGCGACACCGTCGTCGTGACCCTTGCCGACGGCCGGACCGTCGAGGGGTCGCACTGCATCGTCGCGGTCGGGGCGATCCCCAACACCGCGGGCCTCGGGCTGGAGGAGGCGGGCGTCTGGACGACGGAGTCGGGGCACGTCGAGACCGACAAGGTCTCGCGGACCTCCGCGCGCGGCGTCTACGCGGCCGGGGACTGCACGGGCGTGTTCCCGCTCGCCTCCGTCGCAGCCATGCAGGGCCGCATCGCCATGTGGCACGCCCTCGGCGACTCCGTCGCCCCGCTGAGGTTGCGGTCGGTGGCCTCCACGGTGTTCACGTCCCCGGAGATCGCGACGGTCGGCTGGACGCAGGCCCAGATCGACTCCGGTGAGGCGCAGGGCGAGATCGTCAAGCTGCCGCTGGCGACGAACGCGCGCGCCAAGATGCTCGGCATCCACGACGGGTTCGTGAAGCTGTTCTGCCGCACCGGGTCCGGCACCGTCATCGGCGGGGTCGTCGTGGCGCCGCGGGCCAGCGAGCTCATCTTCCCCGTGACCCTGGCGGTGGAGAAGCGCCTCAACGTCGACGACGTCGCGCACGCCTTCACCATCTACCCGTCGCTGTCGGGCTCGATCGCCGAGGCCGCGCGGCAGCTGCACGTGCTCGGCGACTAG
- a CDS encoding biotin carboxylase N-terminal domain-containing protein — translation MTKVLVANRGEIAVRVVRAARDAGLKSVAVYSEGDRDALHVRSADEAYALGGRTAKESYLDAAKIIAVAHRAGADAVHPGYGFLSENAAFAQAVIDAGLTWIGPPPAAIEALGDKVSARHLAARAGAPLVAGTPDPVSGPEEVLAFADEHGLPIAIKAAFGGGGRGLKVAREREDVPELFASAVREAEAAFGRGECFVERYLDRPRHVETQVLADAHGGAVVVSTRDCSLQRRHQKLVEEAPAPFLTPEQDAELRRASLAIVKEAGYVGAGTVEFLVAADGTLAFLEVNTRLQVEHPVTEEISGIDLVVEQFRIARGEHLGYSEVATRGHAIEFRINGEDPSANFLPRPGKLTRFSLPSGPGVRVDTGIDPRAAAVSGGVEISQDFDSLLAKLIVTGATREQALARAARALGEFVVEGVPTVIPFHRTVVTDPAFAASSAEGFTVHTRWIESPEFDASKMPGSGALEAAGEGAPHRETIVVEVAGKRLEVSIPVEQLNAQLSRAGQEISRAGVATGAAVARAYRSATHRGGKKSKAGGGSVANPNALVTPMQGTIVKIDVADGDTVAEGDLVAVLEAMKMEQPLLAHRSGTIAGLSAKAGDTTTTGAVLCEIVDA, via the coding sequence GTGACGAAGGTCCTCGTGGCCAACCGCGGGGAGATCGCCGTCCGCGTCGTGCGCGCCGCCCGCGACGCGGGGCTGAAGTCCGTGGCGGTGTACTCCGAGGGGGACCGCGACGCGCTGCACGTGCGCAGCGCCGACGAGGCGTACGCCCTGGGCGGCAGGACCGCCAAGGAGTCCTACCTGGACGCGGCGAAGATCATCGCGGTCGCCCACCGCGCCGGGGCCGACGCCGTGCACCCGGGCTACGGGTTCCTGTCGGAGAACGCCGCGTTCGCGCAGGCCGTGATCGACGCGGGGCTGACGTGGATCGGTCCGCCGCCGGCGGCGATCGAGGCGCTGGGCGACAAGGTGTCCGCGCGTCACCTGGCGGCGCGGGCGGGGGCCCCGCTGGTGGCGGGGACGCCGGACCCGGTGTCGGGCCCGGAGGAGGTGCTCGCCTTCGCCGACGAGCACGGTCTGCCCATCGCCATCAAGGCGGCCTTCGGGGGCGGGGGCCGCGGGCTGAAGGTGGCCCGCGAGCGCGAGGACGTCCCGGAGCTGTTCGCCTCCGCGGTCCGCGAGGCCGAGGCCGCGTTCGGCCGCGGCGAGTGCTTCGTCGAGCGCTACCTGGACCGTCCCCGGCACGTCGAGACGCAGGTGCTGGCCGACGCGCACGGCGGGGCGGTGGTCGTCTCCACGCGCGACTGCTCGCTGCAGCGCCGGCACCAGAAGCTCGTCGAGGAGGCGCCCGCGCCGTTCCTGACGCCCGAGCAGGACGCCGAGCTGCGCCGCGCGTCGCTGGCCATCGTCAAGGAGGCCGGGTACGTCGGGGCGGGCACGGTGGAGTTCCTCGTCGCGGCCGACGGGACGCTGGCCTTCCTGGAGGTGAACACCCGCCTGCAGGTGGAGCACCCGGTGACGGAGGAGATCAGCGGGATCGACCTCGTCGTGGAGCAGTTCCGCATCGCCCGCGGTGAGCACCTGGGGTATTCCGAGGTCGCCACCCGCGGCCACGCGATCGAGTTCCGCATCAACGGCGAGGACCCGAGCGCGAACTTCCTGCCCCGCCCGGGCAAGCTGACCCGGTTCTCCCTGCCGTCGGGCCCGGGGGTCCGGGTCGACACGGGGATCGACCCGCGCGCGGCGGCCGTGAGCGGCGGCGTGGAGATCTCCCAGGACTTCGACTCGCTGCTGGCCAAGCTGATCGTGACGGGGGCGACGCGCGAGCAGGCGCTGGCGCGGGCGGCGCGCGCGCTGGGCGAGTTCGTCGTCGAGGGGGTTCCCACGGTCATCCCGTTCCACCGCACGGTGGTGACGGACCCGGCGTTCGCGGCGTCGAGCGCGGAGGGTTTCACGGTCCACACGCGCTGGATCGAGTCCCCGGAGTTCGACGCGTCGAAGATGCCGGGGTCGGGTGCCCTGGAGGCGGCCGGCGAGGGGGCGCCGCACCGGGAGACGATCGTCGTCGAGGTCGCGGGCAAGCGGCTGGAGGTCTCGATCCCGGTCGAGCAGCTGAACGCGCAGCTCTCGCGGGCCGGGCAGGAGATCTCCCGCGCGGGCGTGGCGACGGGCGCGGCGGTCGCGCGGGCGTACCGGTCCGCGACGCACCGCGGCGGGAAGAAGAGCAAGGCCGGGGGTGGTTCGGTCGCGAACCCGAACGCCCTCGTGACGCCCATGCAGGGCACGATCGTCAAGATCGACGTCGCGGACGGGGACACGGTGGCCGAGGGTGACCTCGTCGCGGTCCTGGAGGCGATGAAGATGGAGCAGCCGCTGCTGGCGCACCGTTCGGGCACGATCGCGGGCCTGTCGGCCAAGGCCGGCGACACGACGACGACGGGCGCGGTGCTCTGCGAGATCGTCGACGCCTGA
- a CDS encoding Maf family protein has translation MTSLLLASASPARLATLRAAGLDPAVLVSAVDEPAVVERYGVTDAEDVCLVLAKAKAEDVAANDERPEDALILGCDSVLAFDGQVFGKPASAQEATERWRAMRGRSGVLHTGHWLIDDRDEGSGATIGGVASVTVHFADVSDAEIEAYVATGEPLAVAGAFTIDGLGGAFVTGVEGDHHAVVGVSLPLLRDLVREAGVVWTDLWASRG, from the coding sequence GTGACGTCGCTGCTCCTCGCCTCCGCCTCCCCCGCCCGCCTCGCGACCCTGCGCGCCGCCGGCCTGGACCCGGCGGTCCTGGTCTCGGCGGTCGACGAACCCGCCGTCGTGGAGCGCTACGGCGTCACCGACGCCGAGGACGTGTGCCTGGTCCTGGCCAAGGCCAAGGCCGAGGACGTCGCCGCGAACGACGAGCGTCCCGAGGACGCGCTGATCCTGGGCTGCGACTCCGTCCTGGCCTTCGACGGGCAGGTGTTCGGCAAGCCCGCGAGCGCGCAGGAGGCCACCGAGCGGTGGCGGGCGATGCGGGGCCGCAGCGGGGTCCTGCACACGGGGCACTGGCTGATCGACGACCGGGACGAGGGCTCGGGCGCGACCATCGGGGGCGTGGCGAGCGTGACGGTCCACTTCGCGGACGTCTCCGACGCCGAGATCGAGGCGTACGTGGCGACCGGGGAGCCGCTGGCGGTGGCGGGGGCGTTCACGATCGACGGCCTCGGCGGGGCCTTCGTGACGGGGGTCGAGGGCGACCACCACGCGGTGGTGGGGGTCTCGCTGCCGCTGCTGCGCGACCTCGTGCGCGAGGCGGGGGTCGTGTGGACCGACCTGTGGGCGTCGCGGGGGTAG
- a CDS encoding DUF885 domain-containing protein translates to MDQQRRPTAVDTIAEDHFETVLRLQPTLALSLGAPDPAPGLGDRSPAGLAAVADANRATLRELERTPAVDDVDRVTVAAMRDRLGLEVALHDAGELLGDLNVIASPVQDLRMVFDLLPTATDADWQVVGERLAAVPAALAGYVESLRAAAAAGRVAAVRQVEACATEAAENATGFFATFGAGRGVEAAGAAAAQAYADLARFLRTELLPQAPAADAVGRDRYALWSQFHVGARIDLDETYAWGLEEVARLRAEMADVARQITGSGDAAAAAAALDADPGVVVQGAENFRAWMQDRSDATVDALQGEHFDIPEQIRRLECRIAPTTSGVIYYTGPSEDFTRPGRMWWAVPAGQTAFSTWREATTVHHEGVPGHHLQIGQTAVRSEVLNRWRRQGCWVSGHGEGWALYAERLMQDLGFLHGPGEVLGMLDAQLLRAGRVVLDIGIHCGLPAPDGGAWTYAKAWDYLRSVSGNHPDVLRFELDRYLGWAGQAPSYKVGERLWAALREDVRAHEGAAFDLKAFHRRALDVGSVGLDVLRSTLLP, encoded by the coding sequence GTGGACCAGCAGCGCCGCCCGACGGCCGTCGACACCATCGCCGAAGACCACTTCGAGACGGTGCTGCGGCTGCAGCCGACGCTCGCCCTGAGCCTGGGCGCCCCCGACCCGGCCCCCGGGCTCGGGGACCGCTCCCCCGCGGGCCTGGCGGCCGTGGCCGACGCGAACCGCGCGACCCTGCGCGAGCTGGAGCGGACCCCCGCGGTCGACGACGTCGACCGCGTCACCGTCGCCGCGATGCGGGACCGCCTCGGCCTCGAGGTCGCCCTGCACGACGCGGGCGAGCTGCTCGGCGACCTCAACGTCATCGCCTCCCCCGTCCAGGACCTGCGCATGGTCTTCGACCTGCTGCCCACCGCGACCGACGCCGACTGGCAGGTCGTCGGCGAGCGCCTGGCCGCCGTCCCGGCGGCGCTCGCGGGGTACGTGGAGTCGTTGCGCGCGGCCGCGGCGGCCGGCCGGGTCGCGGCGGTGCGGCAGGTCGAGGCGTGCGCGACGGAGGCGGCCGAGAACGCGACGGGCTTCTTCGCGACCTTCGGGGCGGGCCGGGGCGTGGAGGCGGCCGGCGCCGCGGCGGCGCAGGCGTACGCGGACCTGGCGCGGTTCCTGCGGACCGAACTGCTGCCGCAGGCGCCCGCGGCCGACGCCGTGGGCCGCGACCGGTACGCGCTGTGGTCGCAGTTCCACGTGGGGGCGCGGATCGACCTCGACGAGACGTACGCGTGGGGTCTGGAGGAGGTCGCGCGGCTGCGGGCGGAGATGGCGGACGTGGCCCGGCAGATCACCGGCTCGGGCGACGCCGCGGCCGCGGCCGCGGCGCTCGACGCGGACCCGGGGGTGGTCGTGCAGGGGGCGGAGAACTTCCGGGCGTGGATGCAGGACCGGTCCGACGCCACCGTCGACGCGCTGCAGGGCGAGCACTTCGACATCCCCGAGCAGATCCGGCGGCTGGAGTGCCGGATCGCGCCGACCACCAGCGGCGTCATCTACTACACCGGCCCCAGCGAGGACTTCACCCGCCCGGGCCGGATGTGGTGGGCGGTGCCGGCGGGGCAGACGGCGTTCTCGACGTGGCGGGAGGCGACGACCGTCCACCACGAGGGGGTCCCCGGCCACCACCTGCAGATCGGTCAGACGGCCGTGCGCAGCGAGGTGCTGAACCGCTGGCGCCGGCAGGGGTGCTGGGTCTCCGGGCACGGCGAGGGCTGGGCGCTGTACGCCGAACGGCTCATGCAGGACCTCGGCTTCCTGCACGGCCCGGGCGAGGTGCTCGGGATGCTCGACGCGCAGCTGCTGCGCGCGGGCCGCGTCGTGCTGGACATCGGGATCCACTGCGGGCTGCCGGCCCCCGACGGCGGGGCCTGGACGTACGCGAAGGCGTGGGACTACCTGCGCTCGGTGTCCGGCAACCACCCCGACGTCCTGCGCTTCGAGCTGGACCGCTACCTGGGCTGGGCGGGGCAGGCGCCGAGCTACAAGGTCGGCGAACGGTTGTGGGCGGCGCTGCGCGAGGACGTGCGGGCGCACGAGGGAGCCGCGTTCGACCTCAAGGCGTTCCACCGGCGGGCCCTGGACGTGGGGTCGGTCGGGCTGGACGTGCTGCGCTCGACTCTCCTGCCCTGA